In Lodderomyces elongisporus chromosome 1, complete sequence, the DNA window TTCTTTTCCATGCTTCgattttgttctttgtccATACTATCATAATTGTTTGACTGATACTTTGACACTCCATCATCGTATCGCTTAGCTGACTCATCATACTCTTTTGTTCCTTGGTTGTATTTGTCAAAATGTTTGTAATCATTTCTTCCTGAATCTTTATACTGCACCTTATCTGCAAGCTTGCCACCTTTTTGTATGTTGTTTCTCATTGCCTTGaatctttctttatctATTTCATGACACTCCTCAAACCTTGGCATCTGTTCAGAAGTTATTGGTAACGGCTCTTCATGGAAAAACTCATGCTCTAACGCATCCAAAGCGTTTAACCTTTTATAAGGATCCAAAGTGAGGAATCCACTCAACAACCTGATTGCTGATGCTGGCATAATTGATTCAAACTTAGACTCCAAGCTTCGTGTGCAGGTTAAACCAATGCTAAAATCTGTCTTATTTGGTAATGCTGCAGCCTCTGGCCAAGAACTTGGTGGTCCTACCAAGTTGAATATGAGTTGCGCTTGGTGTGCATCAGTTTGTCCAACAAGGATGGGTTTACCTGTGAAAAGTTCAGCAAATACACATCCTATACCCCAAAGGTCAACTGACGTAGTATATTTTCTCTCGCCCAATAAGATTTCGGGTGGTCTGTACCATCGTGTCACCACGAGTGCTGTGTATGCTCTTTCTCCGCCTCCGGGTCCCATTCCTAATCGTGGCACATTGCCATGGTATAACCTTGCCAATCCAAAATCTGCAATTTTCAAAACCCCGTTTCTGTCTAAAAGTAAATTGGCAGCTTTGATATCCCTATGGAGATAATTTGCCTCGTGTATATACTGAATCCCTTCGAGAAGTTGTTTCATAATGCACTTGATCTCACTCAAGTGTAATGTGATAGTTGGGTTTTCGAGGATCCCAACTAAGTCACTAGTCATATATGGCGAAACTGTATAGAATGATCCTCGCTTGGGGACCAGATCGGATGAACTTGACTTTTCGGCTTCTTCGAAAATCATATCTTTTATAGTGAGAATATTGCGATGGTGCAATTGTTTTAATATGGTGATTTCTCTCATTGCCGTGATGGGAAATCCTTCTTTGGCCAGATGATTAAGAAGTTGCTTGATGGCTACAATCTCTcccgtttttttttctcttgctTTCTGAACAACCCCGAATGTGCCCTGGCCCAACTTTTGCAAGACTTCATATTCATTTAGCCTCGACATCTCGCGAATTTGCCCATTGACATTGCCATTGCCATTTCCATTGCCATTGACATTGACATTGACATCATTGTTGTTAAAGTTattctcttgttttttaGCTGAATAATCATGCCCATTAGTCCTTTGCGGTAAACTCCTGTTGAATCTAGACATATGCAGGGAAGGATGTGGGTGGTTGGGAGGGGCGAAAGGAGAAGGTAATGTAATAATGTGTTTTACGAATCAGTTAATTCGTCATTGATTACAAACTAAATGCATAATTCCATCTACATATCAATCAAAATGTTCGCACTTGTTCGAATATTTGGATGTCGTACAATTTTGTGCTtcggttttttttttcttttttttttcttttccctatttttttgtttctttgtcactattgtatttgtattaaAGTGCATCTTTTAACATTAATTGTTCAGGTCTCTCAATATTATAGTATAGATGGTCGTGTTGTAGACTTTTTGCAAGCATCGGGGTAAGACAGTTGTCTCCAATCAATGATAGGTCTTGATAATGTAGAGGAATCactcaaaaaataaagctTTCATAAATAAGGCTATCATTAAATTACTTACGCTTTCTATACGGTAATGTCAGGAACATTTGTTTTAGCATactttgattttctttttcggaTTTTGGACATTTCAATAGACTGCTTCACGTTGAATCCATTGGCCAAGAAGTTTGTAGTTTCCTCTAGCTCCAACCCCGCAGTGTCAGGTAATAAACAGAATACGAAAAAGAATGACACAACACATAATCCGgcaaagaaggagaaagtACCAGTTGGCGTAATTCTCTCCAACATTGTCAAAAAAGTAGCCGATATAACCATTGAACCCGCCCAGTTGGTACCTGCAGCATACATTGCTCCAATAGAACGTACATTGACGTCGGAGAATAATTCAACACCGACCCAAGCAGCATTTCCAATACCAATGGCGTATGAGGCTACATATAAGATCATaccaataataacaacaatgcCCCAGCCATTGATACCTCGCGACAAAATTTGAACTCCCGATGAGAAATCAACATTTAAATAGTGAAATGCAATGGCACACAATACCAAAGAGCCACACATACATGGGATACCCACAAGTAAGATTCTTCTTCGTCCCACTTTATCAATGATGCAAAGTGCAATAGCTGTAAATACAAAGTTTGTTGCTGAAACAATAATGGAGACGGCTGTTGGGTTATGAAATCCAATGGTTTCGAAAATTGTGGCACTAAAGTACATTAACGAGTTAAAACCTGTAAATTGTTGGATGCCTTGTAAGCCACATGCCAATATCAATGCTCTAAAATTTCCTGGAGTTGTAtgaatgattttgattgaTTTCCATGCTTTTTGCAATGGGTTCTGTCCAGGGACGGTAGAATCTGAATGGAGCATATCCTCGACAGTGGCGTCAACAAACGCGTCTGATGGTTCATTATAGATTTTACGAATAACTTGCTTGGCCTTGTCAATGTCTCCCGCCATGATGTAGTATCTTGGGGTGTCGGGTAAGAACCAGAATAGAACAAACTGTAGTACTGGTGGTACCATACATAAACCAACTGAAACTCTCCATCCATGTGCAATTCTCGTCAAGCCCCAATTTATAAGGTAAGCAATGAGCTGACCACCGGTAATAAACATGACATTGGTCACGATTAAACGTCCACGATATTTAGATGGTGCAAGCTCGGATAACATGAGCGGTGCAATTAAAGATGCGACACCAACACCCCATCCCAAAATGAACCTTCCAACAATCATTGTCCATACAGTCTTTGCACAAAGCTGGACTATGGTTCCCACAACAAAGATAACATTTGACCCTAAAAGCACTCTCTTTCGCCCTACAAGGTTTGCTAAAATACCACCAATGATGGCTCCTATAAGTGCCCCCAATGAGGTGGCAGATGTGATGaactctttttctccacTGGTCAACACCTTATTGGACAAGTCTGTGCCAATTTGAACGAGGGCTGAGGATATATAACCCGTGTCATAACCAAACATGAATCCCGAAATCGACGAGACAAGAGCCAAAACAATGACTGTCCTCGAAGGTCGTGACTCCGAGTCCAGAATGATCGTTGCACTCAGTTCGTGGAATGGTCCAACTTGCTGTGAATTGACTAATAAATCTTTTGATGAGTTTGTGGATGGTGACATGCTATCCACGTCAGAGGAAGCAGTGATTGTTGTTTCATTCCTCTCTGGTGCTTTAGAGGTTGAATTCTTCTTCCcaaacatttttttcttgaaaaaaaaaaaattatatacGTATGTATGTAAGTGGAtaagtgtgtgtgtgtgtgtgtgtgtgtgtgtgtgtgtatgtgtgtgtttgaAACTAGTTGTTGCTATATGAGCGGAAGATTTCGAAAGGAGGTGTGAAAGATACTAAAccaaaaaatcaaagttgatataaatatatttgaGATAACAAATATAAACCACGAATGATAGATATAATAAGTGTTTGAAGGCGGGGGTTAGGTGTTTTATATATGATTAAAGCTTGTTGATCTagaaaaaggataaaagaaaaaaaatatgtatAGAAAAGACGAAAATGAAGGGAAAGGGTGgatgaaaaaacaaaatttaaaaagttGAAAGTGAACGTAAATTGCTTTACGGTGTTGATATTATATGTGATCAAAAGgaattttttgattttttcccCCCATCTGAGGTCCAGTAAAGGGAGAGAGAACAAGGAAAAgggaagtaaaaaaaaaacaatttaaaattaataggagaaacaaaagtggAGTAAAACGCCTTGTTTTTCGCCGAGCACAATCACGAGGTCACATGCACAAAGATTTATTagcaatgttttttttttgttgagtgTTTAGTGTTTACTATTTACTGTTTATTGTTTGCTCAAAACAACTAtagaagaaatgaaaacttttccaaatatttaaaaagaaactttAATTGTAAACTTGATACCTAGGAGCTTACAATTCCCAAGAATTATTTGCCTGATCGGAAAAACTCTTGTATAATTACTCAAGGTCTTTACATATTCAtataattatttttattatatacACTTAGtattactttatttttttttttgctctctcTCGGCGAAAATTCCCCGAGAGCTTTTTATTGGGCGGGTGagcaagaaagaaaaagcaaggcaaaaaaataaaaataaaaaccaaaaaaaataaaaaataaaaaaaagaaaaaagaaaaaagaagaacgaaagagaaaacatCACAACATTAGTTGTCACGTGATATGCACCTGATTTGGATCTTTCATCCAACAACACTGAATCCAAATGCatggagagagagaaaaaataaaaatacaaaatactACCAAAAAACAAGCTAATCCATCACTTATAACCATAATCTCTtattcttcatttcttttcaacattATACAAACAGTGAACAGATACCAACTTATCACGATCAACAATGAtaacacacatatatatatatatatgtatgtatgtacgtattttaaattgttttctttccagaaaaacaaaaaaaaaaaaaaaagaaaaaaaagaaaagaagaaatattGGTCTGCATACACCTACACAATTCAACTTTACTAGTTACTATGGTCaattatttgttttgtacAAAATGATATTTCACATCTAATGCTTCAACTATACtttgttatttttcctcttccaCCTTTTGCCTGCTTgttcttattcttcttcttattcTCATTCTTCATAATCATATTCTTCATCTATATCAATGTTATCAGACTATTACCCTACTCACCAACAACTCTTCTTCAACCTCTTTATTGCTTCTTTGGTGGGTCGAATCTGaattttctattcttgATAGGAGTCCATTTGAATCTCTTCACCCAGATAGAAAGCAAGTACAATGAAGAGATAACAATGATGGCTTTCAAACCCcacttctttctttcatcGTGTTCTGGCTCAGCTGCCCAGTTCAAGAATGTAGTAACATCCTTGGCCATTTGTGATGTGGTGGCAGGAGTTCCATCCTCGTACTCAACCAACTCATCAAACAAGACTCTACCCATAGCAATAGCTCCACCTGGAAAGTATGGGTTATAGTTTGAACCCTCTGGCAATACGACACCTGCTGGTGGCTCTTCTGGGTAACCGGTCAACAAGGAGAAGATGTAATCACAACCACCATGTCTTGCCTTGACAATCAATGACAAGTCTGGTGGCAATGCACCTTGGTTAGCAGCTCTTGCAGCTTGCTCATTCTCGTATGGACTAGGAACGTAATCTGACAATTTACCTGGTCTCTTTCTTGGTTTACCTTCATCATCTGGCTCATCATCGTATTCAAGTTCCTCGGCCATAGCCTTAGCTTCAGAAGTAGTGTGTGAAGAACCAACCAAGTTTCTCCAAGCAATTCTCTCCAATGAATGGCATGCAGCACAAACTTCTTTGTAAACTTGCCATCCTCTTCTAATTGAGGCGTGGTCAAATGTCTCAAACATACCATTGTGTGACCAATTGTATGATGGAGGGTGTAAACCGTGCTCAGCTGCAGTCATTGCGTTGGCAGTCATGGAGTCTTGgtataataaataagaTGCGGTTAATCCAGTGACACCTACACCACCTGCAATGAACTTTTGCACAAGAGGCTGATTAGCCATTTTGAAAGCTGACTTGAACATCCTGATTATAAAATGTAAAGATTTGGGATTTTACGTAAAGTGTTCAATTGGGGGGAAAAACGTGTGTAGAAGCAGTTGTTGCTAAAGCACTCTTGATGATTcgttactattattattgatttatttatttatttattaattttgctttgcttttcaatGGCTGATCAACAAAGATTtcaagaaataaataaatgaataaaacgaaaaacaacaaaaaaaaccttTCAAATTgacttcaatttcttcaatgtTAAGTtttagcaaaaaaaagaaaaaaagaaatcagATTATTGTTTGGAAACTGGAGGTGTATAATATCTGATGTCTGTTtcagtaaagaaaagaatgtcAAACGTCCTCAAGTATTTCAGTGtagtgtgtgtttgtgtgtgtttgtatttgtcCAAGATAGGATGGTCGAAATAGTGATAACTCTTTGATGGTTTCTTGTATTTGCTACTTTTTCTATTGGTTACAGAAAAATTgacctatttttttttttcaaagatactttttttttttttcctctgtctctgtctctgtctctgtctctgtccctctctctctctcgtTCTTAAAGACTGAGTCGTGTTTTTCCTTGCCTGGTATTAGCGAAATTAGAATACGACACTGGATAATATAAGTCAAATGAAtgagtgaaaaaaaaaaaaaaaaaaaaaaaaaggaaaatatgGAAAATATGGAAAACCAACTGAGACTCAACGACTGagagttgaaaaagttagagagaaaaaaaaaaaaaaaaaaatttgtaaaCATAATACACTTGGTAGCATAAATTTCCAAAGTACGACAATCGTCCATGACATTTATAAAGCACAAAAGATTATTGGCTCAACAAAACTTTGCATAGCACAGAATATATACAGTGTCGTGAGTAGTGTGTctcgaaaagaaaagaaacgacACTACACTACACTACAACGGAAAATCAATatagagcaaaaaaaaaagatcaaaataaaattaaattaaatttaaaattaaatttaaattaaaacctaaaaagaagacaagaCGAAATAGATAACAGCGCGATAGCGCTACATTGTCTTTtaggtgtgtgtgtgtgtgtattcTTTCCCCTACATCCctctgtctttttttttatttatttatttaccAAAATTGTTCTagcttttccattttcttaTTCGAATTTGGTCCTCGTCCTTGTCTAAGTCGGTTCACCATTTCTCTTCTGGATTCTTCTTAAACTCTAGATATGCATCCCAGTTGAACACACTGATTTCAGTCTCGTTTCTTACATTCAAATCCCAAAGACTTTTTCCCTTTAGAACCTCTTCTCCTTGTTTTAACAAGACCCattcatcatctttttcaaaattaatCACCAAGTTCATAGACTTCGAGCCGTGTGCTTGAGTGTATATCTTCATTGAGTCATACGAAACGTTTCTATAAGGACGCAAAGCGCCCGCAGTGTTGATTTCTGAGTGCACTTGTTCTAATAACCTGTGCGGTGTTGTAGATTTCAAATCGATATCCTTAATGATTATGTTTTTCACATTTCTATATGGAAAAGATTTGATTATTCGAATAGTGATGAGTGCATCTGTGGCAGGTCTATTGTTTGAAGTTAAAGCTTCCAAGTCTGACATTACGGGGAAgaagaatggaaaaagggaaaagggaaaagggaaaCAATGTTGTTATTAATGTCTGATGAGTAGTATCTCAAGTAGATGTGAGAGAAATGAATGCGATctacgaaaaaaaaaaattaaatggAAATCGAGATATACAGCACACAAAATAAGGTTCTAGTGCCACGTTAAGTTGTTTTCTAGTCAAATCTCACCAAATCTCACCAAATCTcaccaaaccaaaaaaaaaaaaatatgagTTTCTACAAACAAGTTGTTTCAAGGAACTCAGTGGTGGGGGGGGAGtggaataaagaaaaaatagaaaggaaggatagagaagaaaaagaagaggaagaaaataataaagaaagaagcagGTCAACAAATTctgaaaaaattatattaTCTCTAGTTTAaattgtgaaaaaaaaaatgcataAAGATTAACCAGaggtttgtttgttttttttttcatttatttcctttttcatttatttccattcatttttattttatttttttattttatactGGATACTGAAAAATGAACACTGGATATTAATAATTACATATCAAATAATGCGTATACACATCTTGCTAGATTTTAAAACTTTAAatttcattcttcttttttcatgtATTGACCAAGCACCTTCGCTGCATATTGCTCTTgattcaaaataaaaaaaacttatTGCTGTTTTCCATACTTTGAGTCAATCTTTATAACTTAAAGAATGGATGATCCATAGCCTCCTTCGCCGTTGGCCTAAGCTGATGATCATAAGTAAGCAACTTATCAATCAAGTCCAACACCTCTTCACTTATCAAATGTCGGTTCTCGCTGTTGATAAACGATTTCCATGGTTTTCTCGAATAGTTCCCGAGTATATCATCATAATCTGAGCTTAGTTTGATCCCGTATTTGTGCACATATTTCATCAACCCTTCGGTGCCCAAAACTTTGGCGATTTGAACCAACTGATCATTGTTTGAATCACCCCTAAACAATGGCTCTTTCTTGAAAATAATGGCACCAAGCATACATCCTACAGACCAAAGGTCAAGGGAGTAATCGTATTGTTGCAAATTAATCAATAGCTCAGGACCCTTGTGGTACCTAGA includes these proteins:
- the BUR1 gene encoding serine/threonine protein kinase, CMGC, CDC2/CDK sub is translated as MSRFNRSLPQRTNGHDYSAKKQENNFNNNDVNVNVNGNGNGNGNVNGQIREMSRLNEYEVLQKLGQGTFGVVQKAREKKTGEIVAIKQLLNHSAKEGFPITAMREITILKQLHHRNILTIKDMIFEEAEKSSSSDSVPKRGSFYTVSPYMTSDLVGILENPTITLHLSEIKCIMKQLLEGIQYIHEANYLHRDIKAANLLLDRNGVLKIADFGLARLYHGNVPRLGMGPGGGERAYTALVVTRWYRPPEILLGERKYTTSVDLWGIGCVFAELFTGKPILVGQTDAHQAQLIFNLVGPPSSWPEAAALPNKTDFSIGLTCTRSLESKFESIMPASAIRLLSGFLTLDPYKRLNALDALEHEFFHEEPLPITSEQMPRFEECHEIDKERFKAMRNNIQKGGKLADKVQYKDSGRNDYKHFDKYNQGTKEYDESAKRYDDGVSKYQSNNYDSMDKEQNRSMEKNSQCVKNSSRERQYAEKRYYYDEGQDYQSGYRANSNFDRDSRNRNRNRNWSRSRSRSRSRSRSRSRSRSPKRRDSHRDTHYDHAYDDKGYRDDYRSHSRNPTGRGYYKEEEHDRYRGYDQETHRYRDSRHYDYVPRNSRSSGQRWREGDNHKLAGASLYDDTKSKSQQPQQVGEHDTYLPKKPNFGDDQRQWRGDQQNLESNVSERNIQAVESIEKNELEVNANQKAQNQDEYNMSLERSQSPKKDSSRATSGLTTKDSIFMPKKSTPPVRKKQQTSSVPNEKSSLDSPSYSSAKDEESFNSDTTTKK
- the ITR1 gene encoding myo-inositol transporter itr1: MFGKKNSTSKAPERNETTITASSDVDSMSPSTNSSKDLLVNSQQVGPFHESSATIISDSESRPSRTVIVLALVSSISGFMFGYDTGYISSALVQIGTDLSNKVLTSGEKEFITSATSLGALIGAIIGGILANLVGRKRVLLGSNVIFVVGTIVQLCAKTVWTMIVGRFILGWGVGVASLIAPLMLSELAPSKYRGRLIVTNVMFITGGQLIAYLINWGLTRIAHGWRVSVGLCMVPPVLQFVLFWFLPDTPRYYIMAGDIDKAKQVIRKIYNEPSDAFVDATVEDMLHSDSTVPGQNPLQKAWKSIKIIHTTPGNFRALILACGLQGIQQFTGFNSLMYFSATIFETIGFHNPTAVSIIVSATNFVFTAIALCIIDKVGRRRILLVGIPCMCGSLVLCAIAFHYLNVDFSSGVQILSRGINGWGIVVIIGMILYVASYAIGIGNAAWVGVELFSDVNVRSIGAMYAAGTNWAGSMVISATFLTMLERITPTGTFSFFAGLCVVSFFFVFCLLPDTAGLELEETTNFLANGFNVKQSIEMSKIRKRKSKYAKTNVPDITV
- the CYT1 gene encoding cytochrome c1: MFKSAFKMANQPLVQKFIAGGVGVTGLTASYLLYQDSMTANAMTAAEHGLHPPSYNWSHNGMFETFDHASIRRGWQVYKEVCAACHSLERIAWRNLVGSSHTTSEAKAMAEELEYDDEPDDEGKPRKRPGKLSDYVPSPYENEQAARAANQGALPPDLSLIVKARHGGCDYIFSLLTGYPEEPPAGVVLPEGSNYNPYFPGGAIAMGRVLFDELVEYEDGTPATTSQMAKDVTTFLNWAAEPEHDERKKWGLKAIIVISSLYLLSIWVKRFKWTPIKNRKFRFDPPKKQ